The Rissa tridactyla isolate bRisTri1 chromosome 12, bRisTri1.patW.cur.20221130, whole genome shotgun sequence DNA window tgactgTGACAAACAATGGCTATGCTTATCACACACACCATGCAATAAATAATTTCAGCCTAGATGCCGTATTTCTAAAACACAGGCACGTCAGATCTCCTTAGGTGGGGCTGTGCTCCAAATCTCAGTTTTAATGTTAATGTAGCTGTGTTTACTCTTCCTAATTCTCTTTGTCATTTTGAAAGCATCAGTCAAATGCTCTTTCAGGAGTCTCTCAGGGTACAACAACTGTTTTTCCACTTACTGCTCTTCTGGATCATTATATTTGCCTCCTCATTGCTGTCATTGTATTATCTTGTAGCCTAGGACCCGATAATTGCACATGGTTATTAAGCTTGgatctgactttcttttttttttttttgctgccgcAGTCTCATGTCTGCTCCGTATTCCGTGAAATGTGGCATGCGGGCATTAAGTTTATCATTTTTGATTGCGTGGGTTGATGAACAGACAGAGCAATTAGAAACCGGTCCCTTCCTGCCTGCTTCCAGTTCGGGGCACAAGACAGTCGAGGATACCTCTGTCCTCAGCCCTGTCCCATTGCGGGAGTTTTCTGGAGCGCTCGGGAGCCTGGGACAACGTGGTTATCATCCTCTGCTTGTCCCATCACTGCTTCCCTAAGAGCCCTGGAAATCCACcggcagcagaggcagaggtGAAGCCAAGTCACAGCTACGAACAAGACCGAGAAATAAAAAGAGGGCATTCCCCCCAACATGTTCTTCATGCAAAAGTCACATGGATAcctagaaaaaagtgaaaaatatagcTAGCTGTTCGCAACAGGCCACCCAGCAGCGCGGGAAGGAGCCGGCGCTGTTCTGCAGGCGCCTTCAGAAGGGAAGTTTCCAGCCCCGGTAGTTTCTCATAGAAACTCAAAAGAAGGGCTTGGATGCCTTTGGATGCCGTGACTCCCCGCGCGGCATGACTCCCTTGCACCGAGTTACTTACTCATCCGCTTCGGTCAGAGGCCACCGGCTCCTGCAAAGCTTGTATAATGAGGTGAGGTGGGTGCCGCGTAAGTCCGGAAGATTGCGGTGAATACCTCATTACGACTCACGGTATAATTGTGTGAGTCCTTGAGTCACAGCTCTGAAACCTGGAGTGAGGTGGGGAAATTAAATCTCGGAAGGCGTTCAAGGAGAACCTTGTCCTCCTTGAGCTCCTTGTCCCTGGGACGAGGGCTGACGGGGCTGCGGTGGCAGAAATACCTCCCTGCATTTAAAACAGCGCAACCCCTCCTCCCCAACGATCCAGCGCAGCTTTTGGCCCGAGTGTTAGTGACACCGGAGTAAATCCCAAGCTGTTCTGCAGAAGTCCTCCTAGACTTAGCTGTTCCTGCAGACCCTATAGCGCAGGGGCCCTATAGCTCCTGTCCGACCGTCCACGCGGAGAATGGTCACGTGGCGGAGAATCGAAGATGCACATGACActtggggacaggggacggggggggcaGGCGTGGGTGCCGAGGGGACGACGGCTCTGCAGGGCAGTTGTGGAGGGGCCTGGCTGGGTGCCTACCTCCCCGCAGGGTGACCGGGCCGTTGGTGTCACTGTTCTGCGGCAcctccgtccccccccccgctgcaGGGATGCAGTGACCCCACAGACCCGGCATCACTGTCTCTCCGAGGCTGGTGAGCTGCAAAAGGCTTGCAGACCCCAGCCCAGCTCTAAGACTACTCTTGGCCTCCTCACACAAGTTTGGGGGCTATCAGGAGGGACCTTCTCTCTTTTGAGGCCAAATGGGGTTCAGCCCACACGACGCTGCAACGTGACATCATCCCAAAGGATGCGGCATCCCGTGGCCCCCGCAGATCTGTTACTGATTcattttcccccccttctcctaCTGTTCCTTTTGGTCCCAGGGCAGCTTTGCTGGAAACCCCAGTGAGGGCTTGACgcctgcctttccttttttccctcgcAGGCTATGGACACGCCGCCCCGGGCACGGACGCCGGCAAAGTTTTCTGCATGTTCTATGCCATCCTGGGCATCCCCCTGACACTGGTCATGTTCCAGAGCCTGGGGGAGCGCATGAACACTGTCGTGCGGATGCTGCTCAAGAAGATCAAGAAGTGTCTGGGCATGAGGACAACCAACGTCTCCATGGAGAACATGGTCCTAGTCGGCTTTCTGTCCTGCATGGGGACCCTGTGCATCGGCGCCGCAGCCTTCTCTTACTTCGAGGGCTGGACTTTCTTTCATGCCTATTACTACTGCTTCATAACCTTGACCACTATCGGCTTCGGAGACTTTGTGGCTCTGCAGAAGAACGAGGCTTTGCAAAAGAAGCCCCCGTACGTGGCTTTCAGCTTCATGTACATCCTGGTGGGCCTGACCGTCATCGGCGCCTTCCTCAACCTGGTGGTGCTGCGGTTCCTGACGATGAACTCGGAGGACGAGCGGCGGGACGCCGAAGAGCGAGCCTCACTGAGGAGAGCCCGCAACAACATCCACCTCAAGCCGAAAGAGGACAGCCAGAGCAGCAATGCCATTTTTCTCCCCGTGGAGGACAGGACGAGCCAGATGAACCTCATCCCACTGATGCAGGAGGACGCGGAGAGGCAGCGGCGCCAGTCGGCCAACTCGGCGGCCGCGGTCCCTTCCTTCTGCACGTGCCTGTGCTACAGACCTCAGCTgtgcggcagccccgtgccctccCACCCCGAGACCCTCAGCTGCCACACCAACCCCGTCTATTACAACTCCATTTCCTACAAAATCGACGAGGTCTCCCTGAGCACGCGGGGTCAGACCggctcttccctggggagcacTTTATCATCCAACAGCCCTCGCTGCCGGCAACACCCCCGGCTGCGGAGGAAATCCATCTAGGAGCACGTGCCGAGCTGTACTCGGTGCTTGAGTCTTACAACGATGATAAATTATGAACGGAGACGTCAGGTCCTTCTTACTGCTCTCATTTCTTCTGTTCCCCTCCCCTTTCAGCTGGCAGCCAGCCCCACGCAGGGTCCAGCAGGCCCCTGCAAACCCCCTTGAGAAATAATCATTCCTTTTTTTGCAGGCACCGAATTACACCGttagttttctttgctttttcctcccaAGTAGGTTCAAGCATTCGGGTCTGGCAAGAAGCCCCCCCCACCGCTGTGAAGGCCGGCCAGCTGTAGGTTTGCTTTCCCACCTCCCGGCTCCCCAAAGGGATTTGCTGCtgccctcccaccctgcccagcCTCGGCTGTGGCCGCGGCCAGCACCCGCCTCTCGTGACACTGGGTGGCACTTGCTGAGAGCCTACCAAACACAAAGCCCGCGTTAGTCAGCCCTGCGGGGCTGGGGATCTTTAAGCTCTCCCCTGGCAGGGGGTGCAGGTAAGTCGGCGCCACGCAGCCGCTTTGCAGCGggtgggtgggcagggagaggtgggagggaggggacgcGCTGCGGTCCTGCCGCTCAGTGCGTGGGGACGGCTTCCTGGCACTGCGTCTCCCATCGCCAGCCCTCTGGGTCTGAGCTCCGGCTTGTGGCTGGCTCAGTATTTTTGGAAGCTGGAGGTCCGTACGCTCACCCACTGGCTCACCTTACCCCGTGGCAGCAGGTCCCCCAGGCTGAGCTGGCTGGTGGGATGCAGCAGCCTGTTCCCAGGGGAAGCTGAGCTCCTCCAGCCCGGCCATAGCCCTCCTCTGGGATAAGCCCAGACCCTGCTGAGGGCACAGTCCCAGGGAAAGCCTCGTTGAACCGTTGTAGAGCCACCTGCAAAGGGTTTGGCCCTGATGAGATCATTAGCTAAAACCACCCTTGCCTTGCCCACCttgtccccagctggcagcccAGCAAGCGCGTGTCGTGGTTTGGGTTTGCCCTTGTCGCTGCTGGGGTTCTGAGAGACGGGGTGAGCCCGTCTCGGTGTGCATCCCTGGGCGGGATGCGGTACCCGCACAGCCCCACCTGGGAGGCTGCTTCCAGCTGGTGCCCCCCAACGTGGCCCATGTCCATCCTGCCTCACCtgcaagaaaacaggacagggctctgacagcagcagcagctccatttCACTTTCTTCCCCCAGTAAAGGGACATTTTCACTCTTAGTTCTTACCTAAAATACCCTCTGAGGGGGTTCTCCCAGAGGAAAATCCCCTTTTCCTGGTGGCGAAGGCATGCAGAGGGCATTGGGAAGGCCTCAGGGCAAGCTTTgctctctcctccttttgttcTGGGCAGTTTAATAAAAGGTGAATCCAGCTGGTGGTGGTTGGTTATTTGTCACGAGGGTGAGCAGAGGGATGCGCCCGAGCCCtagaccccagccctgcccggctgcTGGGGTACGCCAGGGCTGGCTCCCCTGCCACAGCGGGGTGGGCAGTGTTTATATCCAGGGATATCATCCTTGGCGATGTTTGCTGGGATGTTTGGGCATCGGAGGGAGGAGGGGGTCGGAGTGGCTGTCTcagagctgggaagcagctgggcCTCATTGGGATGGTGTCTTTGCCCTCTTCACGGGAATGCCCtgggctcctccaccctccccagccAGTGATCTCCACTTCTCCAACTTTTCCTGGTGCTTGGGCTTCCCTGGAGGCAACTTTAGGCTTTGATGTCACCCCAAATCCATGAAGGCTTGTTACAACTGGGACTTCCCTGTTCCAGATTCTAAAATGGCTGGGATTTGGGCCTGGAGATGGGTGATGCGCAAGTGGGCAAGTACGGGGACGGGCAGGAGCTCCGatggccggggctggcagcagggcagggcagtgccAGCGCCGAGGGGCTGCAGTGGGGCCGCTGCACTGCCGAGGCAGGTGGGGGGGGTGTCCTTGATTTGGGGGAGTCTCTCTGGCACGGCTGCTTGCTCCCTGCCAGGTTCTCCACCTGTAGATCCATcctgcctgccccggggcagCAGGATTCCTGTGCGAGATGCTCATCCCCTCCCGGACTCAGCTTGTCCCCTTGTCCCACAgcggggcagggaagggacagTGACTGAGCCCGGAGCACAGCCCCAACCTGCAGCCAGTCTCCCACCACCAACGTGCCCTGGCTCCAGTTCCCCCAGGTGCTCAGCAGCTGCACGGCTTTGCACCAGTGGCCCCAAATCTGGACCAGCTGTGTGAGCCTTGGTTTAAATAGAAAAGTGGTGGGAGGGAGCAAACTGTGAGCGTataaaaaaggcttaaaaatgaGGCTTTCATTGGCTTCTCAGCAGCGTCCTTTCATGCTGACCCCACCAGCTCATGCCCTTTGTTACCGTGTcccacctcctcccaccaaggCTGAGGCTCGGGAGTGCTGTGGTGGCCTTGCCCTCGGAGCTGAGCAGGAGACAGAGATCTCTCACCCTTTCCATGCCGAAGCCAGGACACCCTCCGAGTGGCCAGGACAGAGCCAGCACCTCTCACCCTCCTTCCACTCTCCTGCTTTTGGAGGCTGGTGATGGTCTGAGGGTAGGAGATGCTGCTCATCCCCGGTACCACGCTGGGCTGGGCTGTCCTGACTTCCCAGACACTCGCACCACTGgagaaatcctcctcctccttcctccaccacCGCTCCCTGCGGGGCTGCAGCCAGGGAAGGTGGGTGGCTGGTGGGGAGCTGCCCTGCTCCGATGACCTGCAGAGGGATTTGGAGGCATGAGAAAAACCTTTAAGAAACTCTCAGAGAACGGGGACACTGTGATCCCTCATAATTCTCATGGGAAAAGGGCTTGTGGTGGCTCCCCAGGGAACGCTGCCTGCTCTTGCcctgtcctcctgcagcaggagTCACACCAGAGCCCCCCCGATCAGGCCCTGCTCGCGGCCATCCAGGACCAGGCAGTAGCTGCACACCCAGTAACATCCGCaggtccccaagtgtccccaggCTCCCCCTGCACCCACACGGACCCCTGGAATTCCCAACAACCTCGGTCAGGGGTAGTTTTTTCTGCCAGCAGCATCTTCACCTCCAGAGTTTCGAAACCAATCTCTAATGGCCAGTGTTGACCACGAATGGTCTTgggaagaaaagagcaggagGCTTTTGATGGGGGCAGTGAGCAGAGCACGGGCTGGGAGCAGGCTCAGCCCCGTGCCTGGAGATGCCCACAGCCATATCACATCTGGAAACGGCACAGGGAAATGCAGGTTTGAAGCTGGGGATGATT harbors:
- the KCNK15 gene encoding potassium channel subfamily K member 15, with amino-acid sequence MKRQNLRTAALILCIFSYLLVGAAVFDALESEAESGRKRLLEQKRGELRRKYRFSADDYRELERLVLQAEPHRAGRQWKFAGSFYFAITVITTIGYGHAAPGTDAGKVFCMFYAILGIPLTLVMFQSLGERMNTVVRMLLKKIKKCLGMRTTNVSMENMVLVGFLSCMGTLCIGAAAFSYFEGWTFFHAYYYCFITLTTIGFGDFVALQKNEALQKKPPYVAFSFMYILVGLTVIGAFLNLVVLRFLTMNSEDERRDAEERASLRRARNNIHLKPKEDSQSSNAIFLPVEDRTSQMNLIPLMQEDAERQRRQSANSAAAVPSFCTCLCYRPQLCGSPVPSHPETLSCHTNPVYYNSISYKIDEVSLSTRGQTGSSLGSTLSSNSPRCRQHPRLRRKSI